Proteins encoded together in one Posidoniimonas polymericola window:
- a CDS encoding YjhG/YagF family D-xylonate dehydratase yields the protein MPNWFATDPSLLDVQTTAEGPAGALPLTDDMLRNRPSGDLFGWTQDAAMGYDPKDLGKPEYLILSTAGGLRAPDGAPIALGYHTGHWEVGLLVEAAAREFRAIGAVPFAGACTDPCDGRTQGTRGMFDSLPYRNDAAVVLRRLVRSLPTRSGVLGVATCDKGHPAMMMALAGIRDLPAVIVPGGVTLPPTRGEDAGRVQSLGARYAHGKISLQEAAEMGCRACATPGGGCQFLGTAATSQVVGEALGLSLPHSALAPSGQPIWVELARCSARAVVEQKRRGLKARDIVTEGAVRNAMVVHAAFGGSTNLLLHLPAVAHAVGVGRPTVDDWARASRSTPRLVSVLPNGPVDHPTVRVFLAGGVPEVMLHLRELGLIDTGVLTALGEPLGAVLDTWRKCERRERLREHLLKRDGVDPDDVIMPPDRARDAGLAGTMAFLTGNLAPDGSVVKATSIDASLFEGGRLSRVGAAKVFTDEKSAMRAIKGGDRPIQPGDVIVLAGCGPIGTGMEETYQLTAALKHLKWGKSVALVTDARFSGVSTGVCIGHVGPEALSGGPIGRVHDGDLIEIVIDGPDASGSLNLVGEAGEVKGVDWGTAQLEKRPLRDDLAEAEGLPDDTRLWAMLQSLGGGTWGGCVYDVDSVREAIAQR from the coding sequence ATGCCCAACTGGTTCGCCACCGACCCCTCGCTGCTCGACGTGCAAACTACGGCCGAGGGACCGGCGGGCGCTTTGCCGTTGACGGACGACATGCTGCGGAACCGGCCCAGCGGCGATCTATTCGGGTGGACGCAGGACGCGGCGATGGGGTACGACCCCAAAGATCTGGGCAAGCCCGAGTACCTGATCCTTAGCACGGCCGGTGGGCTACGGGCGCCCGACGGGGCGCCAATTGCGTTGGGCTACCACACTGGACACTGGGAAGTTGGGCTCTTGGTCGAGGCGGCGGCGCGTGAGTTCCGCGCGATAGGTGCGGTGCCGTTTGCCGGCGCATGCACCGACCCGTGTGATGGGCGCACTCAGGGCACGCGTGGGATGTTCGACAGCCTGCCGTACCGCAACGACGCCGCCGTGGTGCTCCGGCGACTGGTCCGCTCGCTGCCGACCCGCAGCGGTGTGCTGGGCGTGGCGACCTGCGACAAGGGACACCCCGCGATGATGATGGCCCTGGCCGGGATCCGCGACCTGCCGGCGGTGATCGTCCCCGGCGGCGTTACTCTGCCGCCCACGCGCGGCGAAGACGCCGGCCGCGTGCAGAGCCTCGGCGCCCGCTACGCGCACGGCAAGATCTCCCTTCAAGAAGCCGCCGAAATGGGCTGCCGGGCGTGCGCAACGCCCGGCGGCGGCTGCCAGTTTCTCGGGACCGCGGCCACATCGCAGGTGGTCGGTGAGGCGCTCGGTTTATCGCTCCCGCACTCGGCGCTTGCGCCGAGCGGCCAACCGATCTGGGTGGAGCTGGCGCGATGCTCCGCGCGGGCGGTTGTCGAGCAGAAGCGGCGCGGGCTCAAGGCCCGCGACATTGTCACCGAAGGTGCCGTGCGCAACGCAATGGTTGTTCACGCGGCGTTCGGTGGGTCGACCAACTTGCTGCTTCATCTGCCCGCGGTAGCCCACGCGGTTGGCGTCGGCCGGCCGACTGTCGACGACTGGGCCCGTGCCAGCCGCAGCACCCCGCGCCTGGTGAGTGTCCTGCCAAACGGCCCAGTCGATCACCCCACGGTGCGCGTGTTCCTCGCCGGCGGCGTGCCCGAGGTGATGCTGCACCTCCGCGAGCTTGGGTTAATCGACACGGGCGTGCTGACTGCCTTGGGCGAACCACTCGGCGCAGTGCTCGATACTTGGCGCAAGTGCGAGCGTCGCGAGCGTCTGCGAGAGCATCTCCTAAAGCGCGACGGCGTCGACCCAGACGATGTCATCATGCCGCCGGACCGCGCACGCGACGCGGGGCTCGCCGGCACGATGGCGTTCCTCACCGGCAACCTGGCCCCCGACGGATCGGTGGTGAAGGCGACGTCGATCGACGCGTCGCTGTTCGAAGGCGGCAGGCTCAGCCGCGTTGGCGCGGCCAAGGTTTTCACCGACGAGAAGTCGGCGATGCGGGCGATCAAGGGCGGCGATCGGCCGATCCAACCGGGCGACGTGATCGTCCTCGCCGGCTGCGGCCCGATTGGCACCGGCATGGAGGAGACCTACCAGCTCACCGCCGCTCTGAAGCACCTGAAGTGGGGCAAGAGCGTCGCCCTAGTGACCGACGCGCGGTTCTCAGGTGTGTCGACCGGCGTGTGCATCGGCCATGTCGGCCCCGAGGCGCTCTCCGGCGGTCCGATCGGCAGAGTGCACGACGGCGACCTAATCGAGATCGTTATCGACGGGCCAGACGCGTCTGGCTCGCTGAACCTCGTCGGCGAGGCAGGCGAGGTGAAGGGTGTCGACTGGGGCACCGCTCAGCTTGAGAAGCGGCCGCTGCGCGACGACCTCGCCGAAGCCGAAGGGCTGCCCGACGACACCCGACTATGGGCGATGCTCCAATCCCTCGGCGGCGGCACCTGGGGCGGCTGCGTGTACGACGTTGACTCTGTACGCGAGGCGATAGCCCAGCGTTAG
- a CDS encoding GntP family permease, translating into MDQWYPFLVLAIGLAFVIGGIVVLRVHAFLALISAALVVSLMAPGEWGDKVPRVAAAFGDGAMGLGVVIAMAAIIGKAMAESGAADRVVRVFLHVLGENRGATAIAASGYVVAIPVFFDTVFYLLIPLVRSMSRRTGGHYVKYLVAAAACASAHALVPPTPGPLFVANAFDVNLATMMMVGLAVSAPSLFAALAFAGMCDRTMNVDPPDDIDHDDAEVFPVLADDQLPSIAWSLAPILLPVTLITTNAIINPPAPAVEGEQVAKTAVQSAMSVLGNPDLALLLAAIAALVTQRLYRRHSLTHLATSVEHALMSGGVIVLITAAGGAFGRMLREAQIGDAIQDCFGGAAFSGAGLLLLAFGVASLMKFAQGSSTVAMITAAGMVAAMLKGATLHYHPVYLATAIGSGSLVGSWMNDSGFWIFAKMGGLTELQALKTWTPLLAILGVVSMAMTLLMAAVAPMTE; encoded by the coding sequence ATGGACCAATGGTACCCGTTTCTAGTCTTGGCCATCGGTTTGGCGTTTGTCATCGGCGGCATCGTCGTGCTCCGGGTCCACGCGTTCCTAGCGCTGATCTCCGCGGCGCTGGTGGTGAGCCTAATGGCGCCGGGCGAATGGGGGGACAAGGTCCCGCGCGTCGCGGCCGCGTTCGGCGACGGGGCGATGGGCCTGGGCGTCGTCATCGCGATGGCGGCGATCATCGGCAAGGCAATGGCCGAGAGCGGCGCCGCCGACCGTGTGGTGCGGGTGTTCCTTCACGTGCTCGGGGAGAATCGAGGCGCCACGGCGATCGCCGCCAGCGGCTACGTGGTGGCCATACCGGTGTTCTTCGACACGGTCTTCTACCTGCTCATCCCACTGGTGCGGTCGATGAGCCGGCGGACCGGCGGGCACTACGTGAAGTACCTGGTCGCGGCGGCGGCTTGCGCCTCGGCCCACGCGCTGGTGCCGCCGACGCCGGGGCCGCTGTTCGTGGCCAACGCGTTCGACGTAAACCTGGCGACGATGATGATGGTCGGCCTGGCGGTATCAGCGCCGTCGCTTTTCGCCGCCCTGGCGTTCGCCGGGATGTGTGACCGGACGATGAACGTCGACCCGCCCGACGACATCGACCACGACGACGCCGAGGTCTTCCCCGTGCTCGCCGACGACCAACTGCCGAGCATCGCCTGGTCGCTCGCGCCGATCCTGCTGCCGGTGACCCTGATCACCACCAACGCGATCATCAACCCACCGGCGCCCGCCGTCGAGGGAGAGCAGGTCGCCAAGACCGCCGTGCAGTCGGCGATGAGCGTGCTCGGCAACCCGGACCTCGCGCTGCTGCTTGCGGCGATCGCCGCGTTGGTGACGCAGCGGCTCTACCGGCGGCACTCGCTTACGCACCTCGCCACGTCGGTCGAGCACGCGCTGATGTCCGGCGGGGTGATCGTGCTGATCACCGCCGCCGGCGGCGCCTTCGGCAGGATGCTCCGCGAGGCCCAGATTGGCGACGCGATCCAGGACTGCTTCGGCGGCGCTGCGTTCAGCGGCGCGGGCCTCTTGCTGCTAGCGTTCGGCGTGGCGTCGCTGATGAAGTTCGCCCAGGGCTCGAGCACCGTGGCTATGATCACCGCCGCGGGCATGGTCGCAGCGATGCTCAAGGGCGCGACGCTCCACTACCACCCCGTCTACCTGGCGACTGCCATCGGCTCGGGCTCACTGGTCGGATCGTGGATGAACGACAGCGGCTTTTGGATATTCGCCAAGATGGGCGGCCTGACCGAGTTGCAGGCCCTGAAGACCTGGACGCCACTGCTGGCTATCCTCGGCGTCGTCAGCATGGCTATGACACTGCTGATGGCCGCGGTGGCGCCGATGACGGAGTGA
- a CDS encoding fumarylacetoacetate hydrolase family protein produces the protein MLLYRTSSGPVLRSDDSLFSLSEDWQTLVNDPRLADTLKRLRDSASVAAEEAVAEPLAPLCDSQELWASGVTYFRSRTARMEESKEAGGGDFYDRVYHAERPEIFFKATPHRVVGHGQAMTLRQDSQWIVPEPELVLVCASDATIVGYTVGNDLSCRDLEGENPLYLPQAKTFDRCASLGPAILIPENGPIDPESRVLLTIHRGGEAVFEGETTLSQMKRGHAELVDFLFRHNAHPHGVLLMTGTGTVPPEGFSLTSGDVVDITIDGIGTISNPME, from the coding sequence ATGCTGCTATACCGAACCTCCTCCGGCCCCGTGCTGCGGTCGGACGACTCGCTGTTCTCGCTGAGTGAAGACTGGCAGACGCTCGTCAACGACCCAAGACTGGCCGACACGCTGAAGCGACTAAGAGACTCGGCGTCGGTCGCCGCCGAGGAAGCCGTCGCCGAACCCCTCGCGCCGCTGTGCGACTCGCAGGAGCTGTGGGCGTCGGGTGTCACGTACTTCCGCAGCCGCACGGCTCGGATGGAGGAGTCCAAGGAAGCCGGCGGAGGCGACTTCTACGATCGTGTTTACCACGCCGAGCGGCCGGAAATTTTCTTCAAGGCGACCCCCCACCGCGTTGTCGGGCACGGCCAGGCGATGACGCTCCGACAGGACTCCCAGTGGATCGTCCCCGAGCCGGAGCTGGTGCTCGTGTGCGCGAGCGACGCGACGATTGTCGGCTACACGGTTGGCAACGACCTCTCCTGCCGCGACCTCGAGGGCGAGAACCCGCTCTACCTCCCGCAAGCGAAGACGTTTGACCGCTGCGCGTCGCTCGGGCCGGCGATCCTAATTCCCGAGAACGGACCGATCGACCCCGAGTCTCGCGTGCTGCTTACGATCCACCGCGGCGGCGAAGCCGTTTTTGAGGGCGAGACGACGCTCTCGCAGATGAAGCGCGGGCACGCGGAGCTTGTCGATTTCCTCTTCCGCCACAACGCCCACCCGCACGGCGTGCTGCTGATGACCGGCACCGGCACTGTCCCGCCGGAAGGCTTCAGCCTGACCAGTGGCGACGTCGTCGATATAACCATCGACGGCATCGGCACCATCAGCAACCCGATGGAGTAG